From a single Francisella halioticida genomic region:
- a CDS encoding COG3014 family protein gives MKFKLFLVFCLCLIISSCATFSGSHPHQMAKVKQSIDENHPRMIEASFLESFDATSINESLDYLETGRFEQLLKNDRLSLHKYAKATDYVVKSEFEAKIRVRNILKDAQATLTSDRERYYYIPDYEVTFLYAYQALNYLMKHDLENAAVSIRNLSYAQYATFESKNLSNNNLDDYNQVNSNKVYSNLSRSKQYRQLYSIANKVTNSYENGFGYYLAAIIYQSYDTNLNNANLSMKNALGVIPGNPYVQKDYAQIHQAFNQGGSIYKQGQGKLVVIYENGWVEPIQKFDLPIIIFVQYAGIQKISLPYYAPYSLGRSANVVVYNKDKKVAQGQTALLVDTTAMAAKSLSNRYPMIVTREILRLIAKTTMSITAIKSSGDYGALAMIGISIYNLATPQADQRSWNLLPRSVDLFSTGLDQGQYTVRVDNKIEKVSVEPQRVTLVWIVKEQSFEKILFKGEL, from the coding sequence ATGAAATTTAAACTTTTTTTGGTATTTTGTTTGTGTCTAATTATATCTAGCTGCGCTACTTTTAGTGGTAGTCATCCTCACCAAATGGCCAAAGTAAAGCAAAGTATTGATGAAAATCATCCTAGAATGATAGAGGCAAGTTTTTTAGAGAGCTTTGATGCTACTAGTATCAACGAATCTCTTGATTATTTAGAAACTGGTAGGTTTGAACAGCTTTTAAAGAATGATAGGTTATCTTTACATAAATATGCAAAGGCAACAGATTATGTAGTTAAATCGGAATTTGAAGCAAAAATTAGAGTTAGAAATATTTTAAAAGATGCTCAAGCAACTTTAACTAGTGATAGAGAAAGATATTATTATATACCAGATTATGAAGTAACTTTTTTATATGCATATCAGGCTCTTAATTATTTGATGAAGCATGATCTTGAAAATGCTGCAGTAAGTATTAGGAATCTTTCATATGCTCAATATGCAACTTTTGAATCAAAAAATTTATCAAATAATAATTTAGATGATTATAATCAAGTTAATTCTAATAAAGTTTATTCTAATTTATCACGTTCAAAGCAATATAGACAGTTATATAGTATAGCCAATAAAGTCACCAATTCTTATGAAAATGGTTTTGGGTATTATCTTGCAGCTATTATCTATCAATCGTATGACACTAACTTAAACAACGCCAATCTTTCGATGAAAAATGCATTGGGAGTCATTCCTGGCAATCCATATGTACAAAAAGATTATGCACAGATACACCAAGCCTTTAATCAAGGTGGGAGCATCTATAAGCAAGGACAAGGTAAACTTGTTGTAATATATGAGAATGGTTGGGTTGAGCCAATTCAAAAGTTTGATTTACCTATTATTATATTTGTGCAATATGCAGGTATACAAAAGATTTCTCTACCGTATTATGCCCCGTATAGTTTAGGGAGATCTGCTAATGTAGTAGTGTATAATAAGGATAAGAAAGTAGCACAGGGTCAGACTGCCTTATTAGTTGATACAACTGCAATGGCAGCAAAATCTTTATCTAATAGATACCCTATGATTGTTACTAGAGAGATTCTACGATTAATAGCAAAGACAACAATGTCTATCACAGCTATTAAGTCATCTGGTGATTATGGAGCTTTAGCAATGATTGGGATATCAATATATAATCTAGCAACTCCTCAAGCAGATCAAAGAAGCTGGAATCTTTTACCTCGAAGCGTTGATCTTTTTTCAACAGGTTTAGATCAAGGACAATACACTGTAAGAGTTGATAACAAGATAGAAAAAGTTTCAGTCGAACCTCAAAGAGTTACTTTGGTTTGGATTGTTAAAGAGCAAAGTTTTGAGAAGATATTATTTAAGGGGGAGTTGTAA
- a CDS encoding CsgG/HfaB family protein, whose amino-acid sequence MKKALISFLTLFLFSSFALAKTSSFESSMVSSGSSITNSGSTAKYNGVDERNNLKMFKVAILPFDAHNAKINASMGIKQLQDGLNNIIIAQITQSRKFRVSNRDVKDQKAYEREVQQIMNSNTDNEKAKLNKKIGADFILTEDILSLNVSKKQTSYYGEKFKAYHVSASVAYRMVELATMEVKWSNVVTISIPANIANQYVESNNGNYSELLNYLGKRFGKIISDQIVGAIYPLQVLKVYDGEVYFNQGGNTVIKGNVYEVRQEGGITIDPATSQHIVLDGKVLAKVRITDVMPKYSIGIVIDGSLSKIHKGLRSYLTK is encoded by the coding sequence ATGAAAAAAGCTTTAATTTCTTTTTTAACATTATTTTTATTTTCATCGTTTGCTCTTGCAAAAACTAGCTCTTTTGAGAGCTCAATGGTTAGCTCAGGCAGTTCTATTACTAATTCAGGTAGCACTGCTAAGTATAATGGGGTAGATGAGCGAAACAATCTAAAGATGTTTAAGGTAGCAATTCTACCATTTGATGCCCATAATGCTAAAATAAATGCCAGTATGGGTATAAAACAGTTACAAGATGGCTTAAATAATATCATTATAGCGCAAATTACTCAGTCGCGTAAGTTTAGAGTATCTAATCGTGATGTTAAAGATCAAAAAGCATACGAGAGAGAAGTTCAGCAAATAATGAACTCTAATACAGATAATGAAAAGGCTAAGCTTAATAAGAAAATTGGGGCTGATTTCATACTTACTGAAGATATCTTAAGTTTAAATGTTAGCAAAAAGCAGACGTCATATTATGGTGAAAAGTTTAAAGCATACCATGTATCAGCAAGTGTAGCATATCGTATGGTAGAACTAGCGACAATGGAAGTTAAATGGTCAAATGTTGTGACAATAAGTATTCCTGCGAATATTGCTAACCAGTATGTTGAGTCAAATAATGGTAACTATTCTGAACTATTGAATTACCTTGGTAAGAGGTTTGGCAAAATTATATCTGATCAAATTGTTGGTGCTATATATCCTTTACAAGTATTAAAAGTATATGATGGAGAAGTATATTTTAATCAAGGCGGTAATACAGTTATAAAAGGTAATGTTTATGAAGTTCGCCAAGAAGGTGGTATTACTATAGATCCTGCCACAAGTCAGCATATAGTGCTTGATGGCAAGGTCTTAGCAAAAGTAAGAATTACAGACGTAATGCCTAAATATTCTATAGGTATTGTAATTGATGGTAGTTTATCAAAAATCCATAAAGGCTTACGTTCATATTTAACTAAATAA
- a CDS encoding DUF6844 domain-containing protein, giving the protein MKKKIMASFIASSLIVSPLFAEDSNMQNSNTPSSGSSQQLFQAKNPQSQQQSEPNMSTDITTLNNSISSKSAPFVAENADVDSRSAEQILSDMMEGYIDQNDLRDKYEYVGSAIGSASVNQTNSNYVDSAQIAFEKALIKAQADYISFISANTKVDKGFSVNSTQGSGANEISTDSDKPKDGTQAAIDAKKKALEEAQLNKQLKDQGLDPNSFTSVSEKKKVILDQQMTIKSLTTGFGNLSGLLPIKTFVVEKNGNAAIGVVIIYSAKIKGMFEDIKHGNEPVIVGKGGESPSTLYKDKTGEDMMGDYGIRVGFGKDNKPYILSYGQGSYTGASIQGVSAGDYGYKQSAIMARANLVTLIAGQMSTKEALTMSENISSTLAKNTKTEQTRRIDATDIEKTLSTYYKTQAKLDIVGLKTVKRWRYQLPSTKNTVYGVVLKWDPKQVATANKIKNFNYDEYRKQHTKSKAGSKSSLDGKIIIRQSDDNKYLNQF; this is encoded by the coding sequence ATGAAAAAGAAAATTATGGCTTCATTTATAGCTTCATCGTTAATAGTTAGCCCATTATTTGCTGAAGATTCTAATATGCAAAACTCTAATACCCCAAGCTCAGGATCATCCCAGCAGCTTTTTCAAGCTAAGAATCCACAATCTCAGCAACAGTCAGAGCCTAATATGAGTACAGATATAACTACATTAAATAATAGTATCTCTTCTAAATCAGCTCCTTTTGTTGCAGAAAATGCAGATGTTGATAGTAGATCTGCTGAGCAAATATTAAGTGATATGATGGAAGGTTATATCGACCAAAATGACTTAAGAGATAAATATGAATATGTTGGTTCAGCGATTGGTTCAGCTTCTGTAAATCAAACAAATTCAAACTATGTTGATAGTGCCCAAATAGCTTTTGAAAAAGCATTAATAAAAGCTCAAGCAGATTATATATCTTTTATCTCTGCGAATACTAAAGTTGATAAAGGCTTTAGTGTTAACAGTACGCAAGGCTCTGGTGCAAATGAGATAAGCACTGACTCAGATAAGCCTAAAGATGGTACACAAGCAGCTATTGACGCTAAGAAAAAGGCTCTTGAGGAGGCGCAGTTAAATAAACAACTGAAAGATCAAGGCTTGGACCCAAATAGCTTCACATCAGTTTCAGAAAAGAAAAAAGTTATTTTAGATCAACAAATGACAATAAAAAGTCTAACAACAGGGTTTGGAAACCTATCAGGCTTACTTCCTATTAAAACTTTTGTTGTTGAAAAAAATGGTAATGCTGCTATTGGTGTAGTGATTATTTATTCAGCTAAAATTAAAGGGATGTTTGAGGATATTAAACATGGTAATGAACCAGTAATAGTTGGTAAAGGTGGCGAATCTCCATCAACCTTATATAAAGATAAAACAGGCGAAGATATGATGGGGGATTATGGTATTAGAGTAGGCTTTGGTAAAGATAATAAACCATATATTCTATCTTATGGGCAAGGATCATATACTGGTGCTAGTATCCAAGGCGTATCTGCCGGCGATTATGGTTATAAGCAATCTGCTATTATGGCAAGAGCAAATCTTGTTACTTTGATAGCAGGGCAAATGTCTACAAAAGAAGCCTTAACAATGTCAGAGAATATCTCTAGTACATTAGCAAAAAATACTAAAACAGAGCAAACTCGTAGAATAGATGCTACAGATATTGAGAAGACTTTATCTACTTACTATAAAACTCAGGCAAAACTAGATATTGTGGGCCTTAAAACAGTAAAAAGATGGCGTTATCAGCTACCAAGTACAAAAAATACAGTTTATGGTGTTGTTCTTAAATGGGACCCTAAGCAAGTAGCAACAGCGAATAAAATCAAAAATTTTAATTATGATGAGTATCGTAAACAACATACAAAATCAAAAGCTGGGTCTAAGAGCTCTTTAGATGGAAAAATAATTATTAGACAAAGTGATGATAATAAATATTTAAATCAGTTTTAA
- the lpoB gene encoding penicillin-binding protein activator LpoB, producing the protein MIRKFLIVMTCIGILLTLNSCSTKVAYENPNSVDTTSIDFSSTDLQAITKKMTNDMLNSRGVKKITAMDTPTLFFSNIRNETNEHINTTMLSNTVQTQIVNSGLFQVTDMTQIKNIREQLGYQANSGMVDQSTATRIGHNIGSRYMVYGSIQDINNTSVDKDRKSKFFLATLKMLDLKTNIIVWQNEKQILKSQTRSMFGW; encoded by the coding sequence ATGATAAGAAAATTTCTAATAGTTATGACCTGTATTGGTATATTGCTGACTCTCAATTCATGTAGTACTAAAGTAGCATATGAAAATCCAAATAGTGTAGATACTACATCAATAGATTTTAGTTCGACTGATCTTCAAGCAATTACTAAAAAAATGACTAATGATATGCTTAATTCTCGTGGGGTTAAGAAAATTACAGCTATGGACACACCGACGTTATTTTTTAGTAATATCCGTAATGAAACAAATGAGCATATTAATACAACAATGCTATCAAATACTGTTCAAACTCAAATTGTGAATTCTGGATTATTCCAAGTTACAGATATGACTCAAATCAAAAATATACGTGAACAATTAGGCTATCAGGCTAATAGTGGTATGGTTGATCAAAGTACAGCTACTAGAATTGGTCATAATATTGGATCTAGATATATGGTATATGGTAGTATCCAGGATATTAATAATACAAGTGTTGATAAAGATCGAAAGTCTAAATTTTTCTTAGCGACTTTGAAGATGCTAGATCTAAAAACAAACATAATTGTATGGCAAAATGAAAAACAAATTCTTAAATCTCAGACAAGATCTATGTTTGGTTGGTAG
- a CDS encoding FAD-dependent monooxygenase produces MRILIVGAGIAGLSMARALKKYDIDTTIVEKQLSISQSGLGIALPANATKALEYLGLKEQTLSLSYKVDEILYSKPSGELLSKASLNQGSLAYSEFVALMRKDLIKVLNSSDFKIHFGCSIEFLEDQNGKVFTKFTNGEENVWDLVIAADGINSIVRELSFKQNKPKEFNIKTWRFLADLSMDNIQPNYYIGRDTAFMIYPISSSKVYCYAHQCNSIKNDFTLEETFREYCQTVRDIIAGVNDKNIVCGKLKSVNNIEFYKGNIAFIGDASSACSPMLQQGAASALEDAIILAHLLSNNSVEIALSKYKKNRNERVSWIVNKSDYPIRKIENGTSFLFYLFRNQIIKRRGPINIQYWKELFKEDPLTFF; encoded by the coding sequence ATGCGAATATTAATTGTTGGAGCAGGTATTGCAGGTCTTAGTATGGCTAGGGCATTAAAAAAATATGATATAGATACTACCATTGTAGAAAAACAGCTAAGCATTTCTCAGTCAGGTTTAGGTATTGCATTACCAGCAAATGCCACTAAAGCTCTGGAGTATTTAGGCTTAAAGGAACAAACTTTAAGCCTTTCTTATAAAGTTGATGAAATACTATATTCTAAACCTTCTGGAGAGTTGTTATCTAAAGCAAGTTTAAATCAAGGAAGTTTAGCATATTCTGAATTTGTAGCATTAATGAGAAAAGATCTCATTAAAGTTTTAAACTCTTCGGATTTTAAAATACATTTTGGTTGTAGTATAGAGTTTCTAGAGGATCAAAATGGTAAGGTTTTTACTAAATTTACGAATGGTGAGGAAAATGTTTGGGATTTAGTGATAGCTGCTGATGGAATAAATTCGATCGTAAGAGAGCTAAGCTTTAAACAAAATAAACCTAAAGAGTTTAATATAAAAACTTGGAGGTTTCTAGCAGACTTAAGTATGGATAATATACAGCCTAATTATTACATTGGTAGAGATACTGCATTTATGATATACCCTATATCAAGTTCAAAAGTATACTGTTATGCCCACCAATGTAATTCTATTAAAAATGATTTTACTCTCGAGGAAACTTTTCGAGAGTATTGCCAAACAGTTAGAGATATTATTGCGGGAGTAAATGATAAAAATATTGTCTGTGGTAAATTAAAATCTGTGAATAATATAGAGTTCTATAAAGGGAATATCGCATTTATTGGAGACGCATCAAGTGCTTGTAGTCCTATGCTTCAACAAGGAGCAGCATCTGCGTTAGAAGATGCCATAATTCTTGCTCACTTATTAAGTAATAATTCCGTAGAAATAGCTTTGTCTAAGTATAAAAAAAATAGAAATGAGAGAGTTTCTTGGATTGTGAATAAATCTGATTATCCTATAAGAAAAATAGAAAATGGAACTTCTTTTTTATTTTATTTGTTTAGAAATCAAATTATAAAAAGAAGAGGGCCTATTAATATACAATATTGGAAGGAGCTATTTAAGGAAGACCCTCTTACTTTTTTTTAA
- a CDS encoding transposase produces the protein MSKKRVTYTADFKAKVIIELLEGDMTVNEIASKYDLLPKNVHNWKQQFLSNACLAFDKSSVVKEYKQEIDELRKDKDATSKKLVEVIVERDFLMGKLKSLVSSNDRVNSVDTKLELSLNNQLKLLSVSKSVYYYTPISKFSSNDLPRQFGTVYYFIFHYIFKLI, from the coding sequence ATGAGTAAAAAAAGAGTAACGTATACAGCTGATTTTAAAGCTAAAGTAATTATAGAATTGCTAGAAGGCGATATGACAGTTAATGAGATAGCAAGTAAGTATGATTTACTTCCTAAAAACGTGCACAATTGGAAGCAGCAATTTTTATCTAATGCTTGCTTAGCATTTGATAAAAGCTCTGTTGTTAAGGAGTATAAGCAGGAAATAGATGAGCTTAGAAAAGATAAAGATGCAACAAGTAAAAAACTAGTCGAGGTAATAGTAGAGAGGGATTTTTTAATGGGAAAGCTAAAAAGCTTGGTATCATCAAATGATAGAGTAAACTCTGTAGATACTAAGCTAGAATTATCTTTAAATAATCAGCTTAAACTATTATCTGTATCTAAGAGTGTGTACTATTATACACCAATATCAAAATTTAGTAGTAATGATCTACCCCGTCAATTTGGGACAGTTTACTACTTCATTTTCCATTATATATTCAAATTGATATGA
- a CDS encoding IS3 family transposase yields MGWKVTQPRVSKRMKLLGLHAKAARKHKKTTDSNHNKHVSDNLLEQNFTALSVNHRWVTDITYVPTQEGWLYLCVIIDLFSRSVIGWAMDSRMKADLVCNALNMAFFRRNFPSGVIIHSDKGSQYCSKQYQDIIKEHWLLSSMSSKGCCYDNAACESFFGTLKVELVHDESYKTREEAKLSIFEYIEAYYNTKRRHSTINYMTHINLNI; encoded by the coding sequence ATGGGTTGGAAAGTTACTCAACCTAGAGTATCTAAACGTATGAAATTACTTGGTTTACATGCTAAAGCGGCTCGTAAGCATAAGAAAACTACAGATTCTAACCACAACAAACATGTTTCTGATAATTTATTAGAACAAAACTTCACTGCTTTATCTGTAAATCATAGGTGGGTTACAGATATAACTTATGTACCTACACAAGAGGGGTGGCTGTATCTTTGTGTGATTATAGATTTATTCTCAAGATCAGTTATTGGTTGGGCAATGGATTCTAGGATGAAAGCGGATTTAGTTTGTAATGCTTTAAATATGGCATTCTTTAGAAGAAATTTTCCTAGTGGTGTGATTATACACTCTGATAAAGGGTCACAGTACTGTAGCAAACAATATCAAGACATTATTAAAGAACACTGGCTACTATCAAGTATGAGCTCTAAAGGATGCTGTTACGATAATGCTGCTTGTGAAAGTTTTTTTGGAACTTTAAAAGTAGAGTTAGTACATGATGAAAGCTATAAAACTAGAGAAGAAGCTAAACTATCAATATTTGAATATATTGAAGCTTACTATAATACAAAAAGGAGACATTCTACAATAAATTATATGACTCATATCAATTTGAATATATAA
- a CDS encoding transposase: MLKKGDKMRYTKEFKDEAVKLCLQPDANRREIADNLGVKYKTICSWISKAMSNPQKEIKIDYKMQYQQLSFENTDLKKKLKQAETEREILKKAQRTLQSKICKVRLY; this comes from the coding sequence GTGTTAAAAAAAGGAGACAAGATGAGATATACAAAAGAGTTTAAAGATGAAGCTGTTAAATTATGTTTACAACCAGATGCAAATAGACGAGAAATAGCAGATAATTTAGGGGTTAAATATAAAACCATTTGCAGTTGGATATCCAAAGCCATGTCAAACCCTCAGAAAGAAATAAAGATAGATTATAAAATGCAGTACCAGCAACTATCTTTTGAAAATACTGATTTGAAGAAAAAACTCAAACAGGCAGAAACAGAGCGTGAAATACTAAAAAAGGCACAGCGTACTTTGCAAAGCAAAATCTGTAAGGTACGCCTTTATTAA
- a CDS encoding IS3 family transposase: MSQIGGYDHNDDIKLLNAIDLIHTKHPYYGTRRLVKLLNRLGFLVGRKLIKSAMELMGIKALYPKKKTTVINKQHKKYPYLLNVFKNETNQVVIDKANKVWSADITYIRLECGYAYLVAIIDWHSKKTLAWKISNTMDTHLTTSVLKEALFKYGKPDIFNSDQGTQYTAKEHIKILSDNKINISMDAKGRSIDNIAIERFWRTLKYENVYPASYITMKEAKVGIKEYIDIYNNERLHSSIGYMTPDEVYSGILDAA; this comes from the coding sequence GTGTCCCAAATAGGAGGGTATGATCATAATGATGATATTAAACTATTAAATGCAATAGATTTGATACATACTAAACATCCATATTATGGTACGAGAAGGCTAGTAAAGTTGCTAAATAGATTAGGATTTCTAGTTGGAAGGAAGCTAATCAAAAGTGCTATGGAATTAATGGGTATTAAGGCATTGTATCCTAAAAAAAAGACAACTGTCATTAATAAGCAACACAAGAAATATCCATACTTACTTAATGTATTTAAAAATGAGACGAATCAGGTTGTTATAGATAAAGCTAATAAGGTATGGAGTGCTGATATCACGTATATTAGACTAGAATGTGGGTATGCATATTTAGTAGCCATAATAGATTGGCATAGCAAGAAAACACTAGCTTGGAAGATTTCTAATACTATGGATACACATCTAACAACTAGTGTGTTAAAAGAAGCGTTATTTAAATATGGTAAACCTGATATCTTTAACTCTGATCAAGGAACTCAATATACAGCAAAAGAGCATATTAAAATATTATCTGATAATAAAATAAATATATCTATGGATGCTAAAGGAAGATCTATAGATAATATTGCAATTGAGAGATTTTGGAGAACACTGAAATATGAAAATGTTTATCCTGCATCATATATAACTATGAAAGAGGCTAAAGTAGGTATCAAAGAATATATTGATATTTACAACAATGAAAGACTACATTCTAGTATTGGATATATGACTCCTGATGAAGTATATTCTGGTATTTTAGATGCTGCATAA
- a CDS encoding aldo/keto reductase — protein sequence MDHADISGEYKCEKLFGDALQNHSHLLDKMQIVSKCGIKFECDSTPNNKVKHYNLSQASIVESAENSLRNLCTDYLDLLLVHRPSPLMNAEVIANSFKQLRKEGKVKEFGVSNFTPSQFNLLNSYIPLKTNQVEVSVLHTDTFYDGTLDQLQQRKIRPMAWSPLAGGKIFDPKTVKEKELVAFIQTLVTKYSVNSIDQIAMAWLLKHPANPQVIIGSQNISRLENTVKSQEIDLDVQDWFKILEISNGYEAP from the coding sequence ATGGATCATGCTGATATCTCCGGTGAATATAAGTGTGAAAAGCTGTTTGGTGATGCTCTTCAAAATCATTCTCACCTGCTTGATAAAATGCAAATCGTAAGTAAGTGCGGCATCAAATTTGAATGTGACTCCACTCCAAACAATAAAGTTAAGCACTATAACTTATCTCAAGCAAGTATTGTAGAGTCTGCTGAGAATTCTCTTAGAAACCTATGTACTGATTACCTTGATCTATTATTAGTGCATAGACCTAGCCCTCTTATGAATGCTGAAGTAATCGCTAACTCCTTTAAGCAGCTGCGTAAAGAAGGCAAAGTAAAAGAGTTTGGTGTTTCAAATTTCACGCCATCACAGTTTAATCTGTTAAATAGCTATATACCTCTAAAAACAAACCAAGTTGAAGTATCAGTACTACATACAGATACTTTTTATGATGGTACTTTAGATCAACTACAACAACGTAAAATTCGTCCTATGGCATGGTCACCTTTAGCTGGTGGTAAAATTTTTGACCCTAAAACAGTTAAAGAAAAAGAGCTTGTCGCATTTATACAAACTCTAGTTACTAAATATAGTGTAAATAGCATTGATCAAATTGCTATGGCGTGGTTACTCAAACACCCTGCTAATCCTCAAGTAATTATAGGTAGTCAAAATATCTCAAGATTAGAAAATACTGTTAAATCTCAAGAAATAGATTTAGATGTCCAAGATTGGTTTAAGATTTTAGAGATTTCAAATGGTTATGAAGCACCCTAA